From one Streptomyces chromofuscus genomic stretch:
- the rpe gene encoding ribulose-phosphate 3-epimerase has translation MAVQINPSILSADFARLADEARAVEGADWLHVDVMDNHFVPNLTLGVPIVESLARATDIPLDCHLMIEAPDRWAPQYVEAGASSVTFHVEAAAAPVRLAREIRAKGARASMALKPATPIEPYEDLLPELDMLLIMTVEPGFGGQAFLDIMLPKIRRTRELIGKHGLELWLQVDGGVSDATIERCAEAGADVFVAGSAVYGADDPAAAVRALRTKSEAATKHAAWACDH, from the coding sequence ATGGCCGTGCAGATCAACCCCAGCATCCTGTCCGCCGACTTCGCCCGTCTCGCCGACGAGGCGCGGGCGGTCGAAGGGGCCGACTGGCTCCATGTCGACGTCATGGACAACCATTTCGTCCCGAACCTCACGCTCGGTGTGCCGATCGTGGAGTCGCTGGCCCGTGCGACGGACATCCCGCTGGACTGCCATCTGATGATCGAGGCCCCCGATCGGTGGGCCCCTCAGTACGTCGAGGCGGGTGCTTCCTCGGTCACCTTCCACGTCGAGGCGGCCGCCGCGCCGGTACGGCTGGCCCGGGAGATCCGGGCCAAGGGCGCGCGCGCGTCGATGGCGCTGAAGCCGGCGACGCCCATCGAGCCGTACGAGGATCTGCTGCCCGAGCTCGACATGCTGCTGATCATGACGGTCGAGCCCGGCTTCGGCGGGCAGGCGTTCCTCGACATCATGCTGCCGAAGATCCGCCGCACCCGTGAACTGATCGGCAAGCACGGCCTGGAACTGTGGCTCCAGGTCGACGGCGGGGTCTCGGACGCGACGATCGAGCGCTGCGCGGAGGCGGGCGCCGATGTCTTCGTGGCCGGTTCCGCCGTGTACGGGGCCGACGACCCGGCCGCCGCGGTGCGTGCCCTGCGCACCAAGTCGGAGGCCGCGACGAAGCACGCGGCATGGGCGTGCGACCACTGA
- the fmt gene encoding methionyl-tRNA formyltransferase, whose protein sequence is MKLVFAGTPEVAVPALDALLDSGRHEVVAVVTRPDAPAGRGRRLVASPVAERAEEAGIEVLKPVRPREPEFLERLREIGPDCCPVVAYGALLPRVALDIPTHGWVNLHFSLLPAWRGAAPVQHALMAGDEITGASTFLIEEGLDSGPVYGTVTETIRPTDTSGDLLTRLAFAGAGLLAATMDGIADGTVKAVPQPADGVTLAPKITVEDARVDWATPALRVDRVVRGCTPAPGAWTAFRGERLKLVQVALVPDRTDLAPGRLSAGKNNVYVGTGSHAVELLWVQGQGKKPMRAADWARGVRIADGETLGG, encoded by the coding sequence ATGAAGCTCGTCTTCGCCGGTACCCCCGAGGTCGCTGTTCCCGCTCTGGACGCCCTGCTCGACTCCGGGCGGCACGAGGTGGTCGCCGTCGTCACGCGCCCCGACGCGCCGGCCGGGCGGGGTCGCAGGCTGGTCGCCTCTCCGGTGGCGGAGCGGGCCGAGGAGGCCGGCATCGAGGTGCTGAAGCCCGTCAGGCCCCGGGAGCCGGAGTTCCTGGAGCGGCTGCGGGAGATCGGCCCCGACTGCTGCCCCGTCGTCGCCTACGGCGCGCTGCTGCCCCGTGTCGCCCTCGACATCCCCACCCACGGCTGGGTCAACCTGCACTTCTCGCTGCTGCCCGCCTGGCGCGGCGCCGCGCCCGTGCAGCACGCCCTCATGGCGGGCGACGAGATCACGGGCGCCTCGACGTTCCTCATCGAGGAGGGGCTCGACTCGGGGCCGGTCTACGGCACCGTGACCGAGACCATTCGCCCCACCGACACCAGCGGGGACCTGCTGACCCGGCTCGCCTTCGCCGGCGCCGGGCTGCTCGCCGCGACCATGGACGGCATCGCCGACGGCACCGTGAAGGCCGTCCCGCAGCCCGCCGACGGCGTGACCCTCGCGCCGAAGATCACCGTCGAGGACGCCCGGGTCGACTGGGCGACCCCCGCCCTGCGCGTCGACCGGGTGGTGCGCGGCTGCACCCCGGCGCCCGGCGCCTGGACCGCCTTCCGTGGCGAGCGGCTCAAGCTCGTGCAGGTCGCGCTCGTGCCCGACCGCACGGATCTCGCCCCGGGGCGGCTGTCCGCCGGGAAGAACAACGTGTACGTCGGGACCGGCTCGCACGCCGTCGAGCTGCTGTGGGTGCAGGGCCAGGGCAAGAAGCCGATGCGGGCGGCGGACTGGGCGCGCGGAGTGCGGATCGCGGACGGTGAGACGCTCGGGGGCTGA
- a CDS encoding RsmB/NOP family class I SAM-dependent RNA methyltransferase has protein sequence MSDTSRRPRKPGKPYRRPKKDPVRILAFEALRAVDERDAYANLVLPPLLRKAREREDFDGRDAALATELVYGTLRRQGTYDAVIAECVDRPLREVDPPVLDVLSLGAHQLLGTRIPSHAAVSATVELARVVLGDGRAKFVNAVLRKVAQHDLDGWLERVAPPYDEDPEDHLAVVHSHPRWVVSALWDSLGGGRAGIEQLLAADNERPEVTLVARPGRATTEELLREDAAVPGRWSPYAVRLTEGGEPGAVEAVREGRAGVQDEGSQLVALALANAPLEGPDEKWLDGCAGPGGKAALLAALAAERGALLLASEKQPHRAGLVAKALHGNPGPYQVIAADGTRPPWRPGAFDRVLMDVPCTGLGALRRRPEARWRRRPDDLDGFAPLQRGLLRSALESVRVGGVVGYATCSPHLAETRAVVADVLKQFPAAELVDARPLLPDVPGLGDGPDVQLWPHLHGTDAMYLAIVRRTG, from the coding sequence GTGAGCGACACCTCCCGTCGGCCCCGCAAACCCGGCAAGCCCTATCGGCGGCCCAAGAAGGATCCCGTCCGCATCCTCGCCTTCGAGGCGCTGCGGGCCGTCGACGAGAGGGACGCGTACGCCAACCTGGTGCTGCCGCCGCTGCTGCGCAAGGCACGGGAGCGCGAGGACTTCGACGGGCGGGACGCGGCGCTGGCGACCGAGCTGGTGTACGGGACGCTGCGGCGCCAGGGGACGTACGACGCCGTGATCGCGGAGTGCGTGGACCGTCCGCTGCGGGAGGTCGATCCGCCGGTCCTGGACGTGCTCAGCCTCGGTGCGCACCAGTTGCTCGGGACGCGGATCCCCTCGCACGCCGCCGTGTCCGCCACCGTGGAGCTGGCCCGGGTCGTGCTCGGCGACGGGCGCGCCAAGTTCGTGAACGCCGTCCTGCGCAAGGTCGCCCAGCACGATCTCGACGGGTGGCTGGAGCGGGTCGCGCCGCCCTACGACGAGGACCCCGAGGACCATCTCGCCGTCGTGCACTCGCACCCGCGCTGGGTCGTCTCCGCGCTGTGGGACTCGCTCGGCGGCGGCCGGGCCGGCATCGAGCAGCTGCTGGCGGCCGACAACGAGCGGCCGGAGGTGACACTGGTCGCGCGGCCGGGCCGGGCCACGACCGAGGAACTGCTGCGTGAGGACGCCGCCGTGCCGGGTCGCTGGTCGCCGTACGCGGTGCGGCTCACCGAGGGCGGGGAGCCCGGGGCCGTCGAGGCCGTGCGGGAGGGCCGGGCCGGCGTGCAGGACGAGGGCAGTCAGCTGGTCGCGCTGGCCCTCGCGAACGCGCCGCTCGAGGGGCCCGACGAGAAGTGGCTGGACGGGTGTGCCGGGCCGGGCGGCAAGGCGGCGCTGCTCGCCGCGCTCGCCGCCGAGCGGGGAGCCCTGCTGCTCGCCTCGGAGAAGCAGCCGCACCGGGCGGGGCTGGTGGCGAAGGCGCTGCACGGCAACCCCGGGCCGTACCAGGTCATCGCCGCCGACGGGACCCGGCCGCCGTGGCGCCCCGGTGCGTTCGACCGCGTGCTGATGGACGTGCCCTGCACCGGGCTCGGCGCGCTGCGCCGGCGGCCCGAGGCCCGCTGGCGGCGCCGCCCGGACGACCTCGACGGGTTCGCCCCGCTCCAGCGCGGGCTGCTGCGCAGCGCCCTGGAGTCCGTGCGGGTCGGCGGAGTCGTCGGGTACGCCACGTGCTCGCCGCACCTCGCGGAGACCCGGGCCGTGGTCGCCGACGTGCTCAAACAGTTCCCGGCCGCGGAACTGGTCGACGCCCGGCCGCTGCTGCCGGACGTGCCGGGACTCGGCGACGGACCCGACGTACAGCTGTGGCCGCATCTGCACGGGACGGACGCCATGTATCTGGCGATCGTCCGGCGGACCGGCTGA